The following are encoded in a window of Bradyrhizobium guangdongense genomic DNA:
- a CDS encoding sensor histidine kinase: protein MSEIAAKAPARPRRRLIVSRFVPYLLLQALIVIATVLGLQLLQPSDPDDFALSGFSLREDGTTRPVTLPHFTSSRYSLADPPLYTGAFAFKNGDAAWSVFLPRFSNAVEVAINGVVVLDSRRDANANRPDRNTPEIAAIPSSLLHDGSNEITVRLFVWGPLKGFLDTVYIGPDAALRPAFETRTLLFVTLPVVFSAWQSILAVILAIMWLMRRREPVYGVLAAAMVLGVVQAFMPPPVPPGTVSRLASVLLASAPIESALIVVFGVLFFGWRWPRYGMLLFVPGLIVFAVGLIAGPPLPRILFLLLGIPTVGISLVLMAGVTAAAVVRRQDAASLTIGCAVTIVLTCWIHDMLSVFEFVTNERTFVSRLSYSAMLVAIGAGLTWRFARALNQVDSFAGQLVARVREAEERLKASFAREEARARAAALANERTRLMRDLHDGLGGQLISIVALSERGHEGATITDAARAALKDLRLVIDSMDDIGGDIMLALGSWRERAAMQLRPHDIKLHWRVATPQGLPLHPELRPWHVIQIVRILDEAVTNAVKHAAARHITVTIDTRDDGEGPYGVISVADDGGGFDLDGDGEAPDANQTARGLRNMRSRAARCGAVLDLSSDQSGTCVRLQLPQVFPDSDAAAG, encoded by the coding sequence GTGAGCGAAATCGCGGCCAAGGCACCGGCGCGACCGAGACGCCGGCTGATCGTTTCACGCTTCGTGCCTTATCTGTTGCTTCAGGCGCTGATCGTGATCGCGACCGTTCTCGGGCTGCAATTGCTCCAGCCCAGCGACCCCGACGATTTCGCGCTGAGCGGATTTTCGCTCCGGGAGGACGGCACTACACGCCCGGTGACGCTGCCGCATTTCACGTCCTCGCGCTATTCGCTTGCGGATCCTCCGCTCTACACCGGGGCCTTCGCCTTCAAAAACGGCGATGCCGCATGGTCCGTGTTCCTGCCGCGCTTCAGCAATGCGGTGGAGGTCGCAATCAACGGCGTGGTCGTGCTCGATTCCCGCCGCGACGCCAATGCCAACCGGCCCGACCGCAACACGCCCGAGATTGCCGCGATCCCCTCCTCGCTGCTGCATGACGGCAGCAACGAGATCACGGTGCGGTTGTTCGTGTGGGGTCCGCTGAAGGGCTTTCTCGACACCGTCTATATCGGACCGGACGCTGCCTTGCGTCCGGCTTTCGAGACCCGCACGCTCCTGTTCGTCACACTCCCCGTGGTGTTCTCCGCCTGGCAATCGATCCTCGCCGTCATCCTTGCGATCATGTGGCTGATGCGGCGGCGCGAGCCGGTCTACGGCGTGCTGGCGGCTGCGATGGTGCTGGGCGTCGTCCAGGCCTTCATGCCGCCGCCGGTGCCGCCGGGAACCGTATCGCGACTCGCCTCCGTACTACTTGCGTCCGCGCCGATCGAGAGCGCGCTGATCGTCGTGTTCGGGGTGCTGTTCTTCGGCTGGCGCTGGCCGCGCTACGGCATGCTGCTGTTCGTGCCGGGTCTTATCGTGTTCGCGGTCGGCCTGATCGCAGGACCGCCGCTGCCGCGCATCCTGTTCCTGCTGCTCGGCATCCCCACCGTCGGGATCAGCCTCGTCCTGATGGCCGGCGTCACCGCGGCCGCCGTGGTGCGACGGCAGGATGCGGCGAGCCTCACGATCGGCTGCGCGGTGACGATCGTGCTGACCTGCTGGATCCACGACATGCTGTCGGTGTTCGAGTTCGTCACCAACGAACGCACCTTCGTCTCGCGGCTGTCCTATTCGGCAATGCTGGTCGCGATCGGTGCCGGGCTGACCTGGCGCTTCGCCCGTGCGCTGAACCAGGTCGACAGCTTTGCCGGCCAGCTCGTCGCCCGCGTGCGCGAGGCCGAGGAGCGATTGAAGGCGAGCTTCGCCCGCGAGGAGGCGCGCGCAAGGGCCGCAGCCCTCGCCAACGAGCGCACCCGGCTGATGCGCGACCTCCATGACGGCCTGGGCGGCCAATTGATCAGCATCGTCGCGCTCTCCGAGCGCGGGCACGAGGGCGCGACCATCACAGATGCGGCCCGCGCCGCGCTGAAGGATTTGCGCCTGGTCATCGATTCCATGGACGACATCGGCGGTGACATCATGCTCGCGCTCGGCTCCTGGCGCGAGCGCGCTGCGATGCAATTGCGGCCGCATGACATCAAGCTTCACTGGCGCGTGGCGACCCCGCAGGGCCTGCCGCTGCATCCTGAACTGCGGCCCTGGCACGTCATCCAGATTGTGCGCATCCTGGACGAGGCCGTGACCAATGCGGTCAAGCATGCGGCCGCGCGCCACATCACGGTGACCATCGACACGCGCGACGACGGCGAGGGACCGTACGGCGTCATCAGCGTCGCCGACGACGGCGGCGGCTTTGACCTTGATGGCGATGGCGAAGCGCCGGATGCGAACCAGACCGCGCGTGGCCTGCGCAACATGAGAAGCCGCGCCGCGCGTTGCGGTGCCGTGCTCGATCTGAGCTCGGATCAATCGGGCACATGTGTGCGGCTGCAATTGCCGCAAGTGTTTCCCGACAGCGATGCGGCCGCGGGTTGA
- a CDS encoding response regulator gives MTDQGETGEAITILLVEDDAPTCWRLQDALVKAGYEVRTAGTLGEARSALAVRAPRVLLTDLRLPDGHGVELIRETRRRFPDTEIMVISALGDEESVISAITVGATGYLLKDAFPTDIATTVRDLVAGHSPISASIARFIVRRTQSSSEPPPGPALNTAKLTPREIDILWGIAKGFSYAEIASHLGLSRQTVPGHIKNIYRKLEVHTRSEAVFEAVQQGLIKL, from the coding sequence ATGACGGACCAAGGCGAGACCGGTGAGGCCATCACCATCCTCCTCGTCGAAGACGACGCACCGACCTGCTGGCGCCTCCAGGACGCGCTGGTGAAGGCGGGCTACGAGGTGCGCACGGCCGGCACGCTGGGCGAAGCCCGCAGTGCGCTCGCGGTCCGCGCGCCGCGCGTGCTGCTGACCGACCTGCGGCTGCCCGACGGCCATGGCGTCGAGCTGATCCGCGAGACCAGGCGGCGCTTCCCCGACACCGAGATCATGGTGATCTCGGCACTGGGCGACGAGGAAAGCGTGATCTCCGCCATCACCGTCGGCGCCACCGGCTATCTGCTCAAGGACGCCTTCCCGACCGACATCGCCACCACCGTCCGCGACCTCGTCGCCGGGCATTCGCCGATCTCGGCTTCGATCGCCCGCTTCATCGTAAGGCGAACGCAGAGCTCATCCGAGCCGCCGCCGGGCCCGGCACTCAACACCGCAAAGCTCACGCCGCGCGAGATCGACATCCTCTGGGGCATCGCCAAGGGCTTCAGCTACGCCGAGATCGCGAGCCATCTCGGCCTGTCCCGGCAGACCGTGCCCGGCCACATCAAGAACATCTACCGCAAGCTCGAAGTGCACACGCGCAGCGAAGCGGTGTTCGAGGCGGTGCAGCAGGGCCTGATCAAGCTGTGA